In Coleofasciculus sp. FACHB-T130, the DNA window CGGACAGCGATGTCTTTCCGTTTTATGGAGTGGGTGAACGCTAATCGAGATGTATTCTCAGCCTATAAAGCTGCTTTGGGTTTTATTTGGGCTTGAAATCTGTTTAAGTCCCGTTAGTAAAAGACGCTAGGCGCAACCGCACCAGTAAATCGTTCAGCGCATCTTTACTAGATGGGGATTCGGGCAGGTGACTACTTTGACTAGCTTTCTCTAATTCGCCGCACAAACGCTCAAATTCCCTTTGATGAAATGCTATATCAGCATCTTCCAAAACAGATTTTTCGGCTCCTGCTAACTTGCGCTCAATCAAGTCGGGAATATAAGGCAATTTAAAAATATCATTTAAATGAACCAAATTAGCTTCTATAACACCCGTTCGCATTAAATGAATGCCAGTTAATAGCACTCGATAAACATAAAGTAACGGCTTAACACGATGCGGATTTTCTTTCTCAAAAAGCCGCCATTGCGTATTTGCAAAGCCGAGATAATGGTGAGAGTGGTGGCGGGTGATGCAACCTTTGGCAATCTCTTTTAATTCTTCATGTTCTGGCGTCGTGTGGAGAATTAGCGGTGAATATAGCTGCTCTAATACATAACCGTTCTTTTTAAGAAGTAGCGAAAAGAACTTTTTGACATCGTGAGTTACAAGGTCAATTTCCAGCTTGTCCCGTACTTCTGAAATTTCAATCGTTTCACGCCCAATCTCTAATCCAACTACCTCCGACACTGGCAGAATGTGTGACCCGCGCAAGTCATAATCAGAATCGGGAGATGGAAAGCCATACAGATGTGCGCCGCTGATTGTTGCGAACAAAAGCGGATAAGGTTGCTCAGAAATGACTGGGAGTAGTGGCTGTGCTATTACCATAATTTATTAATGGGTATTGCCGATAGTTAAGAAGTAAGCTTATAGTATGAATCAACTGCTACAAAATCCGGGTAAATACACCCTTAAACTACTCAAATCGTAGTTTAAGGGTGTTTTTTAGCTGAGTTAAGGTTTCAGGCTTTACAGAAGAAAGAGCGATCGCATTGAGAAAAGATATGCAATATGTCATTTAAACATTAGTTGAGCTTCACTGCCGTCCAATCCAACCTACTAATGGTTCATGATTCGTTGCTCTCTCCTAGGAACCTCTTTTTGATTACCCATTCGCTTGCTCGTGAAGCTTTTCCGCTTTGCAGTAGAGTTTCCTCGGTGCTTCATTGAAGTATTTAAATAAAGCGGGACATAACCATCCTTCCTTGTTATTTAACTCCCAGCGATACCAATTGCCACCATACTCTTCTCTTACCAAAGTTAGTTCCGCCTGATATCCGGGAAATGGGTTTCCTGAGAACAAAAGCTTAAAACCTTTCTCAGCATTGGGAATCTCTTTAACCAGAAGATCGATCATCTCAGGAATCCCGCTGACAAAAGGCTCTCGTACAAGTCCGACACGCTCATCATCAAACACCCAAGTGTGTTCGTAGCGATAGGGGAAAATCACCATCATTGCGTTAGACATTGGTTCAGCCTTGCAATAGATTTTATGTAGCGTTACAGGGAAATATTTAAACAATGCTGGACTTAGCCAGCCTTCTAAATTTTTGGCTTCCCAGCGATACCAGTTACCGCCGTACTGTTCTCTCACCCAAACCAGTTCTGCCTGATACTCTGAAAAAGCGATTGGAGAAAACAAGAGTTTAAAACCTTGAGCAGCATTGGGAATATCTTGAACCAGACTGTCAATGATTGCAGGCATCCCGCTGACAAAGGGTTCGCGGATAAGTCCGGCTGGCTCATAGTCAAATACCCAATAGTCTTCATGACGATAGGGAAAAATTACCATCACTGCATTAGGTATCATCTGAATTTCCTCTTTTTTTTTGACGTCTTTAACATCTTTGAAATTCAATTTCTAAACCATACTTCGACGCGCTTTAACCAAAAAAGCATTTGCCTTCTCATAATCCGGACGTTCTGACAGCGATGTTGTGGCAAAGGCGTCATCAAAGTGGCGATGCAAGCTGAGCCGCCAAGCGTTAACTTCCTCCCAAGGCATCTCTCCGTTGCGGATATCCAGCAGTTGTTGTCGGTGTTCTTCGACGCGAACTGGGACAAAACCCTCTTGCAGCACGGTGATGCCCGACAACAACAGGCGGATTAGATGCATCGCGTGCTTCCATTTAAATTCCCCCTTTGTACGGATATCTTGTTCAAGTTTTTTGAACTGTGACATCACATATCCGTTATATGTCTGGTAAACTAACTGAGAGAGAAAAATAGACCGAATTCCTAACAATTCTTCAGCCAGGGGCATCACCATTTCTACACCTGGTGTGTAGAGGCACTCTAAGACATTCGGATTTGCTTTTAGTGCCAATGTCAAAAATTTCTGGAGTTCCCAGTAACACTCCTCGTTCTCTTTATTTTCTAGCTGCTCCGGAATTCCGTAGAGCGACCACTGGATATCGGCGGGTGGTAAGTAAATGCCGCGTCGGTCAATATCAGAGTTGGCATTATCTAAACCGTAGGCTCTTGAACCGACGATACAGCGGTAAATGACACACTCGTAAAGGTCAAAATCGGCAAGAACGGCTCCTGGTAGTTGCAGACCTTCTTGCTGCCAAGATGAGTGGATGGTGAGTTCTGAGCGCCGTAGAGACGCTTCTCCCCCGTCTGGAAACTGCACGCGATAGGCGTGGGAGTTGTCAATGGGTGATTTGATAATAACGCCGACGGTGCCGCGCGATCGCGCAATTTCACCCGCAGCATCTTGAATCTCAACACGAGTCACTATCTGGGTTCCAACGGGCAAAATCAGATTGGGGTTAAAGGCTAAACTCTCTGACAATTATTGCTCCCCCTTTGGACTGGTATTCTCCTCTACGCTGCCATAGCCAAAGATGGCGTGTCTACAATATGAAGTATTGTCAAAAATATGAAAGCGATCGCTCTTGCATTTGCAGTATAAGTTGCTACTTTTGGCTGCGGATTCTCTTGGACGACTGATGGTTCAACAAAAATAAGCTTTTCATCTGGAACGACGTTCATCTAACGAACGTCAAACTCATCGGTTTCTCAGCAATTTCCTATCGCCAATTCACCCCAAATCTCAGCCTTTTTTAAGGTTTGGAGCTTAATCTCAACCATTAATGTAGGAGCAAACCCTAGAAAATGTGCCGTATACTTGGCTACCTCGGTTCGCCTATTCTACTGGACTGCCTTTTGTCCAAACCGGAACACTCGCTGATTGTCCAAAGCTATGAACCCCGCGAGATGACCTCTGGTGTCGTTAGTGCCGATGGTTTTGGAATTGGCTGGTATCACGCCCAAAAAGAGACCGACCCCTTTATCTACAAAAATTTGCTGCCCATTTGGGGTGATACGAATGTCTCCAACCTCAGCCGTTATATTGAGTCGGGATGCGTCCTTGCCAATGTTCGCAGCGCTACTACTGGTCAGTCAGTAGATTTGAGTAACTGCCAGCCGTTTCGTTCCGAGCGTCTGGTATTCACTCACAACGGTGCGATCAAAAACTTCCGCAAGACACTGTATAAACCGATTCGGAGCCGACTGAGCGATGAAATTTACCAATCTATTGACGGCACGACAGACTCCGAGCATATGTTTGCCTTATTCCTGAATGAATTGGCATCTAACCCTGGGATGAGCTTGGAAAAAGCACTGTACAAAACGTTGATGACTTTAACCGAGTTAGCGGATGCTTACCACACACCAATCTCTGCCAACATAATTGTCACAGATGGACATCGGATGGTTGCCTCGCGCTTTGCTCAGGGAACAAATGTTCCCTCACTGTATTGGCTGCGGGACGATCCTATCTTTCCAGAAGCAGTAGCGATCGCATCTGAACCATTGTTTACTGGCAACTGGATCGGGTTCCCCGAACAAAGCATGATTAGTGTGGGAGAAGACCTTGAAGTTCAAATCCATCAACTCTGAAGTAGCCAGAGCGAGTACCCTTGATGAGCGGCGGCAACAAATCAAACAATCGATGCAGCGCTGCCGTGCCGGTACTTTAGCACTGTTTGAAGGCATCAACTACGACACCTTCTGTCGTCAGGTGCATCCCGACTTTAGCCCGATTGGCTGGCATTTAGGGCACATTGCTTACACCGAGGCTTTGTGGCTGCTGGTTCGTACTGCGGGTAAAACGCTAGAACTTCCCGTTTCTAAGGGGGGACAAAATGCGATCGCTGGTTATCAACGCTTATTTGCGGCGGATGGCTTACCCAAAATGCAACGGGTTTATTTACCCCTGCTCACTGAAATTCGCTGCTATCTGCACACAGTTAGAGAACAGGTATTCGATTACCTGGAAGTTGCACCTTTAGATGAGCAAGAACGCCTTTGGCGCTGGTTAATTCAGCATGAGAGCCAGCATAGTGAAACTATCTCTTTCGTGCTGCAATTACAGCGTCGAGACGCCCAATTCCACGTAGGAAATCGTGCTAACCTACCGGAAACGTGCAATCACCCCATCTTAGAGGAGATGGTTGAAATTGCGGCGGGTGAGTTCGAGATGGGCAACGAATCCATCGAAGCTTTAGACAACGAGCGCCCAGTCCACCGAGTTTACTTGGATACATACTCGATTGATCGTTATCCCGTTACCTGCGGGCAGTACCGGGCGTTTATGGAAGCGGGAGGATATCAAAATGCCCGATGGTGGACAGAAGCTGGGTGGAAATGGCTGCAAGAAAATCCCGTGAATCAGCCCCTATACTGGGCACCTGACACAGCTTGGGATAATCATCCAGTCTGCGGCGTTTCCGGGTACGAGGCACAAGCGTATGCCCGATTTGTGGGGAAGCGACTGCCAACCGAGGCAGAGTGGGAAAAAGCAGCCAGTTGGGATGCGATCGCACTGTGTCGCCGCACATATCCCTGGGGCGAGGCGGAGCCAGATGCCCTGCGATGTAACCACGACAACTCGGCAGGGCAAACCACACCCGTAAATGCTTATCCCTCTGGGCAGAGTGCCTATGGTTGCTACGATATGCTCGGCAATGTCTGGGAGTGGACTTCTACCTGCTTTGATGGCTATGACGGTTTTGTCAGTTACCCTTACGTTGGTTATTCCAAGACTTATTTTGATGGAGAGCATCAGGTATTGAGAGGTGGTAGCTGGGCGACTCGTCCCGCCGCTTTGCGCTCTAGCTTCCGCAACTGGTATTATCCGAGCGTCCGTCAGATTTTGTCTGGATTTCGCTGTGCGAAGTAGCTATATCTATAGCGGTTTTAATTCAAGTGCAATAGACACACTCGGAACCTCACCCTCAGCCCCTCTTGAACGGAGAGGGGAGAATATTGAACTTCTCTGGGTAAATGGGGAAGAGCTGGGTGGGGTTAAACCGTACTGCATCCAATCGGTATTTCTCCCTCTAATTGATAGGAGCTAGGGGAATCTGACCGAATTTGCTTGACTCGATTCCCCCAACCCCCGCTAAATTAGGAGCTAAGAAATAGTAGTACATGGCGTTTCAATCATGTATCAACACAGCCCGATTTTTTATTTACTGAAATAAGCTGCCGATTTATCAGGAAAATGTATAACAAGTAGCCTGAGTCTAAATACATCTAGCTCAGGCATGATTTTATTCAATATAGCTTTGTGTTTCACTAGCTGACGGTTATAGCCAACTATTTTGACCCTCGCGATCGCGTAAAAGCGGATGCCGCAATGATTCGGCTGTTCGCGCCCACACAAACGGAGGATAAATGACAATTTCTAAAACTGCAAGCGGTAAAACTGCTTCCCAATCTACGATAGAAAAACACTTGCAGATAGAGCATCTACTCAGCGCCACGGCACAGTTACAAAATCAAGAAATTGACGGAACTGATGTTGTGAAGGGTTTAAGTGAGACTCCCAAATCTCTGACGCCGCGCTATTTCTACGATGACAAAGGCTCCCAACTATTTGAGCAAATTTGTGAGTTACCTGAATATTATCTAACGCGCACAGAAACAGCTATTTTACAAAAGTGCGCGGGTGAAATTGCTCAGTTGACGGGGGAAAGCGAACTGGTAGAACTGGGAAGCGGTAGCTCAACAAAAACCCGGATTCTGCTAGATGCCTACCAAGAAATCGGCTACCCACTGCGCTATCTGCCAATTGACGTGAGTGCTGGCATTTTAGAAAGTAGTGCCAGGGAATTGCTAGTTGATTATCCCTCCCTCCAGGTTCACGCTTTAGCCAGCACTTATGAATTGGCATTGACACGACTAGCACCAACTCAATTGCCTAGCCGAACGATCTGTTTTTTGGGCAGCACCTTGGGTAATTTAAATTCTCAAGAATGCGATCGCTTCTTCTCCCAAATTGCCGATGCGCTTCAAGTGGGTGAGTATTTCTTACTCGGAATAGACCGGCAAAAACCAAAACATTTGTTGGATGCAGCCTATAACGATAGCCAAGGCGTGACGGCAGCGTTTAATCTGAATATCCTACACCACCTGAATCGGCGCTTTG includes these proteins:
- a CDS encoding ergothioneine biosynthesis protein EgtB; translated protein: MNSEVARASTLDERRQQIKQSMQRCRAGTLALFEGINYDTFCRQVHPDFSPIGWHLGHIAYTEALWLLVRTAGKTLELPVSKGGQNAIAGYQRLFAADGLPKMQRVYLPLLTEIRCYLHTVREQVFDYLEVAPLDEQERLWRWLIQHESQHSETISFVLQLQRRDAQFHVGNRANLPETCNHPILEEMVEIAAGEFEMGNESIEALDNERPVHRVYLDTYSIDRYPVTCGQYRAFMEAGGYQNARWWTEAGWKWLQENPVNQPLYWAPDTAWDNHPVCGVSGYEAQAYARFVGKRLPTEAEWEKAASWDAIALCRRTYPWGEAEPDALRCNHDNSAGQTTPVNAYPSGQSAYGCYDMLGNVWEWTSTCFDGYDGFVSYPYVGYSKTYFDGEHQVLRGGSWATRPAALRSSFRNWYYPSVRQILSGFRCAK
- a CDS encoding nucleotidyltransferase domain-containing protein, which produces MSESLAFNPNLILPVGTQIVTRVEIQDAAGEIARSRGTVGVIIKSPIDNSHAYRVQFPDGGEASLRRSELTIHSSWQQEGLQLPGAVLADFDLYECVIYRCIVGSRAYGLDNANSDIDRRGIYLPPADIQWSLYGIPEQLENKENEECYWELQKFLTLALKANPNVLECLYTPGVEMVMPLAEELLGIRSIFLSQLVYQTYNGYVMSQFKKLEQDIRTKGEFKWKHAMHLIRLLLSGITVLQEGFVPVRVEEHRQQLLDIRNGEMPWEEVNAWRLSLHRHFDDAFATTSLSERPDYEKANAFLVKARRSMV
- a CDS encoding nucleotidyltransferase domain-containing protein; this translates as MVIAQPLLPVISEQPYPLLFATISGAHLYGFPSPDSDYDLRGSHILPVSEVVGLEIGRETIEISEVRDKLEIDLVTHDVKKFFSLLLKKNGYVLEQLYSPLILHTTPEHEELKEIAKGCITRHHSHHYLGFANTQWRLFEKENPHRVKPLLYVYRVLLTGIHLMRTGVIEANLVHLNDIFKLPYIPDLIERKLAGAEKSVLEDADIAFHQREFERLCGELEKASQSSHLPESPSSKDALNDLLVRLRLASFTNGT
- the egtD gene encoding L-histidine N(alpha)-methyltransferase encodes the protein MTISKTASGKTASQSTIEKHLQIEHLLSATAQLQNQEIDGTDVVKGLSETPKSLTPRYFYDDKGSQLFEQICELPEYYLTRTETAILQKCAGEIAQLTGESELVELGSGSSTKTRILLDAYQEIGYPLRYLPIDVSAGILESSARELLVDYPSLQVHALASTYELALTRLAPTQLPSRTICFLGSTLGNLNSQECDRFFSQIADALQVGEYFLLGIDRQKPKHLLDAAYNDSQGVTAAFNLNILHHLNRRFDGNFDPSQFEHWAFYNESEHQIEMHLRSMRSQTVTLNALNLTIEFESGETILTEISRKFNLDAMQQELQTRGLKTLQIWSDPNQWFGLLLCQLQPM
- a CDS encoding DUF6717 family protein, with the protein product MSNAMMVIFPYRYEHTWVFDDERVGLVREPFVSGIPEMIDLLVKEIPNAEKGFKLLFSGNPFPGYQAELTLVREEYGGNWYRWELNNKEGWLCPALFKYFNEAPRKLYCKAEKLHEQANG
- the egtC gene encoding ergothioneine biosynthesis protein EgtC; the protein is MCRILGYLGSPILLDCLLSKPEHSLIVQSYEPREMTSGVVSADGFGIGWYHAQKETDPFIYKNLLPIWGDTNVSNLSRYIESGCVLANVRSATTGQSVDLSNCQPFRSERLVFTHNGAIKNFRKTLYKPIRSRLSDEIYQSIDGTTDSEHMFALFLNELASNPGMSLEKALYKTLMTLTELADAYHTPISANIIVTDGHRMVASRFAQGTNVPSLYWLRDDPIFPEAVAIASEPLFTGNWIGFPEQSMISVGEDLEVQIHQL